A DNA window from Amycolatopsis sp. DSM 110486 contains the following coding sequences:
- a CDS encoding CaiB/BaiF CoA-transferase family protein: protein MPAQSTYTALSPTCTASSAAHPAAALSSDCNAQGFRTDSDRAGLAAYDEIVQASSGMADLMRRATDKPTYAPTILADKLCALTIVYSVLAAVVHQRTTSRGQRVEVPMADTMLAFNLVEHLAGHTFEPAIGPMGFNRSMTEGHQAVRTADGWACVLPYTEKNIADFFRAAGREDLATDPRFGDPASRAKHYGELYDEIGKLSVEKTTVQWQKICAELSIPFAPVLELEDAETDPYHTGSGLVSLAEHPTEGTYRQVGPPMILSDTPPSVRRHTPARGEHTSELLAELGYAGEEIANLVSPVSA from the coding sequence GTGCCGGCCCAGTCGACGTACACCGCGTTGTCGCCGACCTGCACCGCGAGCAGTGCCGCGCACCCGGCGGCCGCGCTCAGCTCGGACTGCAACGCCCAGGGCTTCCGCACCGACTCCGACCGCGCCGGACTCGCGGCCTACGACGAGATCGTGCAGGCGTCCTCCGGCATGGCCGACCTGATGCGCCGCGCGACCGACAAGCCCACCTACGCGCCGACGATCCTCGCCGACAAGCTGTGCGCGCTCACCATCGTCTACTCCGTGCTCGCCGCCGTGGTGCACCAGCGCACGACCAGCCGCGGCCAGCGCGTGGAGGTGCCGATGGCCGACACGATGCTGGCGTTCAACCTCGTCGAGCACCTCGCCGGCCACACGTTCGAGCCTGCGATCGGCCCGATGGGCTTCAACCGGTCGATGACCGAGGGCCACCAGGCCGTGCGGACGGCCGACGGCTGGGCCTGCGTCCTGCCCTACACCGAGAAGAACATCGCCGACTTCTTCCGCGCCGCCGGCCGCGAAGACCTCGCCACTGACCCGCGGTTCGGCGACCCCGCCAGCCGCGCGAAGCACTACGGCGAGCTGTACGACGAGATCGGCAAGCTCTCCGTCGAGAAGACCACAGTGCAGTGGCAGAAGATCTGCGCCGAGCTGTCCATCCCGTTCGCGCCGGTGCTGGAGCTGGAAGACGCGGAGACCGACCCGTACCACACGGGCAGCGGCCTCGTCTCGCTCGCCGAGCACCCGACGGAGGGCACGTACCGCCAGGTCGGGCCGCCGATGATCCTCTCGGATACGCCGCCGTCAGTGCGCCGCCACACGCCCGCGCGCGGTGAGCACACGAGCGAGCTGCTCGCTGAGCTCGGTTACGCCGGCGAGGAGATCGCGAACCTCGTCTCCCCCGTGTCCGCGTAG
- the nusG gene encoding transcription termination/antitermination protein NusG has translation MTSDNGTEAGRDLTELSDEQVHAALGDEESAHLEPVEVPDAGEEVDAAVEDSADESADDEADTEADDADTADDTEADDSVADAVADEAAESEPAAESDDPVATLRAELMAAPGEWYVVHSYAGYENKVKTNLETRTTTLDVEDYIFQIEVPTEEVTEIKNGQRKQVQRKVLPGYILVRMDLNDASWSAVRNTPGVTGFVGATSRPSPLTVDEVLKFLAPQVEKEAPAKAGKGEAAAASTPSGGGAVEVDFEIGESVTVMDGPFATLPATISEVNVDGQKLKVLVSIFGRETPVELSFTQVSKI, from the coding sequence GTGACCTCCGACAACGGCACAGAGGCCGGTCGCGACCTGACCGAGCTTTCCGACGAGCAGGTGCACGCGGCACTCGGCGACGAGGAGTCCGCTCACCTCGAGCCCGTCGAGGTGCCCGACGCCGGCGAAGAGGTCGACGCAGCCGTCGAAGACAGCGCTGACGAGAGCGCCGACGACGAAGCCGACACCGAGGCTGACGACGCCGACACGGCTGACGACACCGAGGCTGACGACAGCGTGGCCGACGCCGTGGCCGACGAAGCCGCCGAGTCCGAGCCGGCCGCCGAGTCCGACGACCCCGTCGCCACGCTGCGCGCCGAGCTGATGGCCGCGCCGGGCGAGTGGTACGTCGTGCACAGCTACGCCGGGTACGAGAACAAGGTCAAGACGAACCTCGAGACCCGTACCACGACGCTGGACGTCGAGGACTACATCTTCCAGATCGAGGTTCCGACCGAAGAGGTCACCGAGATCAAGAACGGCCAGCGCAAGCAGGTGCAGCGCAAGGTGCTGCCCGGCTACATCCTGGTCCGGATGGATCTGAACGACGCCTCGTGGAGCGCGGTGCGCAACACGCCGGGTGTCACCGGGTTCGTCGGCGCGACCTCGCGCCCGTCGCCGCTCACCGTGGACGAGGTGCTGAAGTTCCTCGCGCCGCAGGTCGAGAAGGAAGCCCCGGCAAAGGCCGGCAAGGGCGAGGCCGCCGCGGCGTCGACGCCGTCCGGTGGCGGCGCTGTCGAGGTCGACTTCGAGATCGGCGAGTCGGTCACCGTCATGGACGGCCCGTTCGCCACGCTGCCCGCGACGATCTCCGAGGTCAACGTCGACGGACAGAAGCTGAAGGTCCTGGTGTCGATCTTCGGCCGGGAGACCCCGGTCGAGCTCTCGTTCACCCAGGTCTCCAAGATCTGA
- the rplA gene encoding 50S ribosomal protein L1: MTKHSKAYRQAAELIDKERLYAPLEAAKLAKETSKTKMDATVEVAMRLGVDPRKADQMVRGTVNLPHGTGKTARVIVFAVGDKAAEAEAAGADAVGTDELIERIQGGWLDFDAAIATPDQMAKVGRIARILGPRGLMPNPKTGTVTPAVTKAVQDIKGGKINFRVDKQANLHLVIGKASFDTEKLVENYAAALDEILRAKPSSAKGRYVKKITFTTTMGPGIPVDPLRTRNLLSEDAAV, encoded by the coding sequence ATGACCAAGCACAGCAAGGCCTACCGCCAGGCTGCCGAGCTGATCGACAAGGAGCGTCTCTACGCTCCGCTCGAGGCCGCGAAGCTGGCGAAGGAGACCTCCAAGACCAAGATGGACGCGACCGTCGAGGTCGCGATGCGTCTCGGTGTCGACCCGCGCAAGGCCGACCAGATGGTCCGCGGCACCGTGAACCTGCCGCACGGTACCGGTAAGACCGCTCGCGTCATCGTTTTCGCCGTCGGCGACAAGGCCGCCGAGGCCGAGGCCGCCGGTGCGGACGCGGTCGGCACGGACGAGCTGATCGAGCGCATCCAGGGTGGCTGGCTCGACTTCGACGCCGCCATCGCGACGCCGGACCAGATGGCCAAGGTGGGCCGCATCGCCCGCATCCTCGGCCCGCGTGGCCTGATGCCGAACCCGAAGACCGGCACGGTGACCCCCGCGGTCACGAAGGCCGTGCAGGACATCAAGGGCGGTAAGATCAACTTCCGCGTCGACAAGCAGGCCAACCTGCACCTCGTGATCGGCAAGGCGTCGTTCGACACCGAGAAGCTGGTGGAGAACTACGCGGCCGCGCTGGACGAGATCCTGCGGGCCAAGCCGTCGTCGGCGAAGGGCCGCTACGTCAAGAAGATCACCTTCACCACCACGATGGGCCCGGGCATCCCGGTCGACCCGCTGCGGACGCGCAACCTCCTCAGCGAGGACGCGGCCGTCTGA
- the rplK gene encoding 50S ribosomal protein L11, which translates to MPPKKKKLAAIIKLQIKAGAANPAPPVGPALGQHGVNIMEFCKAYNAATESQRGDVVPVEISVYEDRSFDFKLKTPPAARLLLKAAGVEKGSGEPHKTKVAKVTWDQVREIAKTKESDLNAHDIDQAAKIIAGTARSMGITVEG; encoded by the coding sequence ATGCCACCCAAGAAGAAGAAGCTTGCGGCGATCATCAAGCTGCAGATCAAGGCCGGTGCGGCCAACCCCGCGCCGCCGGTCGGCCCGGCGCTGGGCCAGCACGGCGTCAACATCATGGAGTTCTGCAAGGCCTACAACGCCGCGACCGAGTCGCAGCGCGGGGACGTCGTCCCGGTCGAGATCTCCGTGTACGAAGACCGGTCGTTCGACTTCAAGCTGAAGACGCCGCCGGCCGCCAGGCTGCTGCTCAAGGCCGCGGGCGTGGAGAAGGGCTCCGGCGAGCCGCACAAGACCAAGGTCGCCAAGGTCACCTGGGACCAGGTCCGCGAGATCGCCAAGACCAAGGAGTCCGACCTCAACGCCCACGACATCGACCAGGCGGCGAAGATCATCGCCGGTACCGCCCGCTCCATGGGCATCACGGTCGAGGGCTGA
- a CDS encoding alpha/beta fold hydrolase: protein MPTTTFTAPDGLRLSYTVWEGDGRHRRPVVLQHGFAADAQVNWVGTGVVRTLVEAGFTVIGLDARGHGASDKPHDPACYGQDVMARDVSALLDELGLDEVSLAGYSMGAIVALIVATKDKRVRCLATGGIGAGIIDFGGVDTRVVEPEQLADGLLADDHADVPAQVRPFRRLARRTGGDVDALAAVLRASRRTSIPLTEITVPTLILAGERDQLAAQPERLAIGIAGARLVRVPGDHMTAVADPAFALALADFFAYADTGETRFAISSPA from the coding sequence ATGCCGACGACGACGTTCACCGCTCCCGACGGGCTCCGCCTGAGCTACACGGTGTGGGAGGGCGACGGCCGGCACCGTCGCCCCGTCGTGCTCCAGCACGGCTTCGCCGCCGACGCGCAGGTGAACTGGGTCGGCACCGGTGTCGTGCGCACCCTGGTCGAAGCCGGGTTCACCGTGATCGGCCTCGACGCCCGCGGCCACGGCGCGTCGGACAAACCGCACGACCCGGCCTGCTACGGCCAGGACGTGATGGCCCGCGACGTGTCCGCCCTGCTCGACGAGCTGGGCCTCGACGAGGTCTCCCTCGCCGGCTACTCGATGGGCGCGATCGTCGCCCTCATCGTGGCCACCAAGGACAAACGCGTGCGCTGCCTGGCCACCGGCGGCATCGGCGCGGGCATCATCGACTTCGGCGGCGTCGACACGCGCGTGGTCGAGCCGGAACAGCTCGCCGACGGCCTCCTCGCCGACGACCACGCCGACGTCCCCGCCCAGGTCCGCCCCTTCCGCCGCCTCGCCCGCCGCACGGGCGGCGACGTCGACGCCCTGGCCGCCGTCCTGCGCGCCTCACGCCGCACGTCCATCCCCCTGACCGAGATCACCGTCCCCACGCTGATCCTCGCCGGCGAACGCGACCAGCTCGCGGCCCAGCCTGAGCGCCTCGCCATCGGCATCGCGGGCGCCCGCCTCGTGCGCGTCCCGGGCGACCACATGACGGCCGTCGCGGACCCCGCGTTCGCCCTGGCACTGGCCGACTTCTTCGCCTACGCGGACACGGGGGAGACGAGGTTCGCGATCTCCTCGCCGGCGTAA